The following is a genomic window from Neomonachus schauinslandi chromosome 15, ASM220157v2, whole genome shotgun sequence.
TGCGGACTGGCCTAAGATCACACCCCAGCAGACAGGCAGGCCAGCCGCGCCCCGAGCTCCGCGCGAACGCAGTCCGCCCAGTTAGGGAGCAGTAAGGGGTCACGTTACTCCCGACACGCGACAGGGGCTTGGGCCTGATGGGGATTCGCGGAGATACAGAGAGAGGCCAGACCCTCGCCACGAAGCAGCTCCCTATCTGACTCGGGGACTGGGCCTAGCGCCGGAATGGGAAGGAGCGCGGGGTTTCGCCAAGGGAAGCAGCGGGGCGGCTTGGATtgtgggaaagagggaggggccGGCCGCAGCTGGAGAAGTTCCATTTCAGGAAACCGTGTCTTTGGAGCTGGGTCTGGAAGGTAGACTTTCCAGGGGCCGCTCGAGCGCGGCTCACTGGCAGGGCAGCTCAGTCACTGTGGCACGGGGCAAGGGCGGCTGCACTCACAGGGACCGGGAGGACCAAGTCCGGGTTCCCGGCGAGGTCCGCGATGTGCCGGTAGAGCGGGACCCCCTTCTCTGCTGCGCCAGCCTTGCACACGGCCAGGGAGACGCCCAGGATGGCATTGGCCCCAAACTTGGCTAGAGGAGGCAGGCACAAAGAAAGGATGAGGGCTTCTCCCGCAGGGCTTGGGTCACCCCAGGAAGCATCCGCAACGCCAGACCACTGGGCATGAAGGGTGTGCTAATGGCGGTCTCCCCCAGGAGCCCCCGCCCCAGGGGAATGTGTCAGCTTCAAGTGTGTGTCCACGGCCCGGCCAGGCCTGGCGGAGGACAGGCACCAGGAAATGCCTGTGGAATGAATACAAACCCAGCCAGCCACGGTATGCCCCAAACTGTGGGACACAGAAGTAATCCTAACCAGAGCTCCGACCCAGGGTCCCTCCCCCTAGCCTTGCACTCACACTTGTTCTCAGTCCCGTCCAGCTCGATCATAAATTTGTCAACTTTTTCTTGATCCACGACGCTTAGTTTCTGGAAGGagaggttgggggcggggggcggggggagagcaGAGGTCACATTTCTCAGGAGTCAGGGCATGTGCGGGAGGAAGTGCAGGTATTTGGGGGAGACAGGCTGGCGGGCCAAGCAAGGCCTCTCCCAGGCGAGAGCTGCTGGGGGTGAGGTGACAAGGAcatgggagcagggagcaggctccctcttgccttttccagcagAGCGGGGCCTAGGGTCTTGTTGATGTGTTCCACGGCCTTCAGGACCCCTAGagaagccggggggggggggtggttcagAAATCTGATTTGATCAGGCTCCTGAAGAGCATTGGGTTCCAGTCCTCTACACCCCACGAGGCTGCTGAGGGCCCAGGTCCTgaccccacccacacacacaggcTCGTCCGGCCACCGTCTTCCCTCACCTTTCCCCATGTAGCGGGATTTGTCTCCATCTCTCAGTTCCAGGGCCTCATAGATACCCGTGGAAGCTCCGCTGGGCACAGCTGCTCGGAATCGGCCTGGGTAGGTTGAAAGGGAACGTCACACAGAGTCCCCTGCATCCCCAAAGGGCCGAAGTATGCTGAGCCCAGGGCCGGGGGCCAGTGCAGAGGGAGACTCCTGCTTCTCCGGACCAGGGAGCCAGGATGGAAGGGGAAGAACTCTGGGGAAGGGGATCCCTGAGAAAGGAGAGCATGTGGGGcagaactggggggagggggcaaggacaCATGGGGCTGGGGTCTTCCAAGGCGAGGCCACTCCAGAGGCCTGTGTTACCCTTGGCCGTGTGCAGGTCCACCTCTACTGTGGGGTTGCCCCTGGAGTCCAGGATTTCCCGGGCAAAGATCTTCTGCATGGCCATGGCTGCAAGGCAGGAGGTGGGACTGAGTGTGGACAGTTGATCCCTGAAGGAACCCGAAATCCCTTGCCCTTTAAGAGTCTTCCCCACCCCAAGAAGGCAGGTGCGGGAGCTAAAAATATCCCACAAAAAGGTCACAGACCAAAGAGGCTggcgcagccccctcccccactcagaaCAGCTCCTATTGCACCCCCATCCTAAGGATCCAGGGACCTCTCCTTTAACTGCACCCTCTGCACAGCTCCCTGGCCCCCGCCCCACAGCCCGCAGAGCTGCCCTGAGGCCCTCTCCCTCACCCGTCTGCTTGCTGGCCCTCAGACCCTCTCCTGCTCTGCCggttctcctcttcctgctcctcgGTCTCCTCCAAATCCGTGGGGACCCCAAATTCCCCACCTGGCTGCAACTCTCACTCCCCTTCTCCATccacctctgcctgcctttcttcacGGTCTGGTTCTCTGCCCTGGGTACCCCCCATCCTGCTTGCTCCAACCCTTCCACGTCTTTCTCAAGCACCCCCAGTCCCGGGAGGAAGAAAAAGCTGAGAGCTCCCCCCACTCTGTCCAAACCAGTACCACCCTCACCCTTCACCCCTTCACCACCCCCATCCTTTGGGACTGGAGGGTTCACCAGACCTGGGATGTCTTCGCTAGGGGTTCGGGGTGAGCTCCGAGTCTAGGTGGCAGCTGGGACAGTGTCAGCTCACCCCCTCTCAGGCTGGGCATTTATCCCCTAGCCACCCCGCACCCCAGCCAGTcccgcctctctccctctccatcctcccccTCCACACTGGGCTGGCAGCCAAGTGCCCACTACAGCTGAAAGCAGCAACCTTTGTCCCTGGGCACCTGCCCCCTTCCCAAAGGTCAATGActacccctccttcctctctgtcccccaaTAAAAGCCCCTACTTTTAATTCCagctctggggaggggcaggggagggccttCAGATCGGGGGTCTCTCCCTTCGCCAGAATTATAGTCCCCTTTTGCAAAGGTTAAAGAGGGACTAGAGCCCTTTAGCAAAGGCCAGCGGTAACATGAGccctgcagggctggggagggggcctggaaGAGGGGCTGCAGGATTGACATCCACACGTGCTCAGCTCACTTGGCAGGCGCCCGGCTGCCTCTGCCCTCAGTCGGAGGAGGGGCCGGGGTCCCGGGCAAGCTCTGAGGCCTCAAATGGAATCCTCCACTCGGAAGGCGAGAGGGTCTCACCTCTCAGGGTCCTCAGGGCGGCTTCTctgggcccctcccccccccccgccccgggccagcaagggagtgggggagggggcagggagccgAATTTAGACGGGCCCTCAGACTTGGCGCGGCTCCCCGCTGATTGCGCCGGGCCAGCACTTGTCGCCCAGGGTGCAGATCGGCAGCCGGGAGCCCTTCCCGGCCGACCGCGGGCGCCTCGGGCCGCGCCCCAGCCCACCAGTGAACGAGGTTCCTCAGCAGGGCACAAAATGAATGGCGGGAGGAGGGGTGGCCCCCGCGCGCGTCTGAGCGCGGCGGGGCGGCTCTGGGGGGCCGCGCCCCGACCTCCGCCGCAGCCCCAGCCAGGACACGCGGGCACCTGGAGGCTCGTCCTCTCCCCCGCCCCGTCCCCGGCTCCGGCCGCGCCCTCCGGACTTTTCCACCCCGGGGTCGGGGGTGCGGCGGGCCAGAGGTCAGGAGCCGACCGGCCAGGAGCGCCGCCACGTGCCCGAGCGCGGCCCCGCCCGGGCGGCCCGGTGACTCAGCCGCGCAGCTGTCGAGGAACGGGCTCTGGGGCCGTCGGGGGCTGGGGGCGGCCGCCCCGCACCGCGCCCCGATGGCCGGCGgggcgcccctcccccaggaccGGAAGCGGCCCGGCGCCTTCACCTGGGCCGCAGCGGGGACCCCGGCCGCCCCTTCCCGCCGGGCGGCGGGCGAGCGCGGCGCGCACGACTTCTTAGCCTAAGTTTTAccgaaaagaagaaaaaagaacccgAGGGGCCCGAGCAGGAGGGGACTTTTCCCTTCTTGGAAAAGTTGCAAAGCTTGCAAACCTCCGGTATTCTTCCGCCCGGGAAAGTAGTCCCGCCCCTGTCTCCCGCGCCCAGTGATCTCTGCCGCGCCGGGCCAAGGGGCACGGCCGGCGACCCGAACTGCTggcggggtgtgtgtgttggtggttAGGGGGAGGCCGGGTGGGGCCGGGACGTGGGGCGCGGAGGCCTGCCTGGGGGCTGGAGCTGACCCAGCGTGTGCCCCTCGGGCAGATCCTGGGGACACGAGTGTCCCCCCGGTGGGCGCCTTCAACTCTGAAGACAGCCGGGGTATTCGGCCACCTCCCCCTGAGCTCCCGCATTTCTCGACTGAAAAGAACCGAGGGGGAGCCGCGGGCCCGCGCGCGCCGCGCCCCCGCCCCTTCCGCCCGGCGGGAGACANNNNNNNNNNNNNNNNNNNNNNNNNNNNNNNNNNNNNNNNNNNNNNNNNNNNNNNNNNNNNNNNNNNNNNNNNNNNNNNNNNNNNNNNNNNNNNNNNNNNNNNNNNNNNNNNNNNNNNNNNNNNNNNNNNNNNNNNNNNNNNNNNNNNNNNNNNNNNNNNNNNNNNNNNNNNNNNNNNNNNNNNNNNNNNNNNNNNNNNNNNNNNNNNNNNNNNNNNNNNNNNNNNNNNNNNNNNNNNNNNNNNNNNNNNNNNNNNNNNNNNNNNNNNNNNNNNNNNNNNNNNNNNNNNNNNNNNNNNNNNNNNNNNNNNNNNNNNNNNNNNNNNNNNNNNNNNNNNNNNNNNNNNNNNNNNNNNNNNNNNNNNNNNNNNNNNNNNNNNNNNNNNNNNNNNNNNNNNNNNCCCGGCCCGGCGCAGGCGCGGGCGcacgcgccgccgccgccgctcctgCCCTCCGgcggaggtgggggaagggggagccgTTCCGTTTAACCCTGAGCACCCCGCACCCTCCTCGACTGGCTCCGCTCGCGGCTCGCCAGTCCTTCTTCCTttcactttccttcctccctcgGGCTCGCTCCCTTCCCCGACCCCAAAGTCTCATTGGTATTCAAGGCGAAGCGGAGCGAGCCTGACCCTAACTTCCCCCAGCCGCCACCGCCCCCCATCCTTTCACAGAGCTTTCCACCCAACTCTGCAAATTTTGCAATAGGgggagggatttttaaaattgcctttGCAAAGTTCGGTATCTGGGCAGGCGAGGGGGAGGGCGGGAACGGGGagcaggccccgccccctgccgccctttgcaaataaaaatctgggggggggaggagcaggaagtGGCGGTGCGAGGGCTGCTGCACAGCTAGCGGAGCCGCGGTCCGGACGGCAGCGCGTGCCCCGAGCTCTccgcctccccccgcccgccAGCCCGAGGCCCCCGAGCCCAGCCCGCGGCCCCAGCAGCAGCGCCGAGAGCAGCCCCAGAAGCAGCGCCATGGCCGGGTGGAACGCCTACATCGACAACCTCATGGCGGACGGGACCTGTCAGGACGCGGCCATCGTGGGCTATAAGGACTCGCCCTCCGTCTGGGCCGCCGTCCCCGGGAAAGCCTTCGTCAACATCACGGTACTGCGAGGCCCGCGCGCCCCGGGGCACCGGCCGGCGCGGACGCGGAGAGggagggactggggtgggggcgggcgcGGTCCGGGGAGGGCGGCGAGGGGCCGCGACCGGGTCCTCGCCCCTGGAGGCGGCGCGGATGGCGGCCGCACGTGAGCGGGCGCCCCGCTGCGCCCGAGACCCCGCGCCCCGGGGCGGCGGCGCCCATCCCTCCCGCCGCCCCGCTCCCCGCGACGGGGCGTTACATCCGGGGcacagggcggggaggggcgcgCCGCCCGGTGCGGAGGCCCACTTCCGCCTCGTCCAGGGCGGGGCGGGCACGCGCGGCGGGCTCGGCCGGGCACGGACACCGGGCGGGCGCGGGGGGACCCCCGGCCCCGCTTCCGGCGGCCGGCTCGCGCCCCGCCACCATTGTTCCTGCTCCTGGCTGCGGGAGGCAGCCCCGGTGGTCCGGGGTTCCCCGCCCTCCCGGCTCCGTTAGAGAGGGCGAGGCCGCCCCACGCCCCCCCGGGTCGGCACGCTGTGCGCCCCGCATTCCTGGGAGGCCCGTCCCGGAAGTCCCCTCGCCCTCCCTTCCCGCCATCCGGCGGGGCCCGGAGCGGGGGAACTTTGGGAGAAGTTGTAGGGCAGCGCGAGTGAAGGAACGAGGGATGACTGCCGCTGTCCCCATCACCACCTCCCCGGTCCGCACTGCccggaagtggggagggggagcggaAGTtcgggagggggggaaggggatTTCCGGGCGGGAGGGGACCGGATGTGGGGGTTTGGGGTgttagggggagggggagagaggttCCCTGGGGTATCTAGACCTGAGAGCTGGGTGGCCGGCTCTGGGCCCGCGCCCCCTTCCCAAGTTTGCCAACTTCCCCGGAAAGCCCCCAGGGATCTGCTTCATCCTCTCGGGGCACAGCTACCTGGACCTGGACCCTAAGTCACTCGGAGACCCAGGCGTCCGGGCCCCTAACAACTCCTGCAGAACCTTTGACCAAATAAGGGCAAAGTTGCTTCTCCTGCTTCGCCcgccccctcctttcccctcttcgCTTCTGCTTTTCCTGAAGGAGAGTGGTGTGCGTCCAAAGGCTCCCCATTCCAGGCCACGCCGCTCTCCTCCCTGGTTTTTGGCCCCCTTTATTTCTTGGGTTCGCTTTCCCTAATAAATGAGACCGAAGTGTCCCGAGGAACGTGAGTCCTTTTCTAGGACCATTTTTTAGGCTGGAGGACCGTGATCTTGTGCCCAGTCTTTCAGCAAGTTTCTCAAATCCCATAGATGTGCCAAAACGCAGGACCTACACCCCTTCTAGGGGGAGGTGTGGAGGGCAGGTGGGTCCTTGAAGCAGGCGGGAACCTGGGTGTGCTGACTTGGATGGctgttctcccttccctttccagcCCGCTGAGGTCAGTGCCCTGCTTGGCAAAGACCGGTCAAGTTTTTTCATGACTGGGCTGACACTTGGGGGCCAGAAATGTTCTGTTATCCGGGACTCACTGCTGCACGATGGGGACTTTACCATGGATCTTCGTACCAAGAGCACCGGGGGAGCCCCCACTTTCAACATCACTGTCACCATGACTGCCAAGAGTGAGTTTCCGACTCTGCACCTTTTCTCCAGCTCTGAGATCCCTCGTGTACCTCCCATTAGTCTTCCGGGTTCTTTTTCTGCCTGGTTCCAGTACGAGGGGGCTCACACCAGCCTGCTGGACGCTGGGACTCTGGATAGTTCCTGCAGTTCTGTCTCAGTTCCTCCTCTTGTAACACAAAGATGAACTGTATTACCTCTTAAGTTCCTTTCTGCCCCTGAGCCTTTTCAGAGGGGAAACCCTATTTTCTTGGGAGAGGTAGACGGGTGGTCAGAAGTTGGCACTGAGCTCTGTCTTTTGAACTCTTGTTAAAGCGTGGCAGGCTCCACCAGGGTTATTTCTAGCCTGAATCCCAGTCCCCGGTCTGCCAGCCTTTGGGCCCTGAATTTTAGCATAGCCCCCTCCAGCTGGAAGCTTGATTTCCCCCTCTTGAAAAGCCCTATTGTTTCAGAGTGACTGACAGCCTGcctgtgtgggggggggcggtttggGAGAGAGGAGGTTGGGTTACAGCCCCCAGGGCTGGACAGCTGCTCAACAGCTGGTAGGGGGGAATTGTGACACCTGGGTCCTAGCCTGCTCTCTTTTCTCCAGCGCTAGTCCTGCTGATGGGCAAAGAAGGTGTCCACGGTGGTGTAATCAACAAGAAATGCTATGAAATGGCCTCCCACCTGCGGCGTTCCCAGTACTGACCTCGGCcgtcccttccccccccaccactccccacGGCTTTTGcacccctctccttcccaggcacacacacaccatttttattttgggggccaTTACCCCACACCCCTTATTGCTGCCAAAACCAcatgggctgggggctggggctggatggACAGACACCTCCCCCACCCAAACCCCTCCTGTGTGTGGTTggaaaaa
Proteins encoded in this region:
- the PFN1 gene encoding profilin-1, whose amino-acid sequence is MAGWNAYIDNLMADGTCQDAAIVGYKDSPSVWAAVPGKAFVNITPAEVSALLGKDRSSFFMTGLTLGGQKCSVIRDSLLHDGDFTMDLRTKSTGGAPTFNITVTMTAKTLVLLMGKEGVHGGVINKKCYEMASHLRRSQY